CCTCCATGCCTTTGTTAATGGCAGGCTAGTAGGTAGTATCAGATACTATAGCTAGGTTTTCAGACATTCTTCTCTACTTTGAACAGAAGTATTTTTAGTAACACTTCGAGGTTGGATCAATGAATAGGTTCTCAATATGGCCTGGCTGGACAGCTTAACTTCACTTTCGAGCGAAAAGTATGGTTTAATCCTGGCCGAAATGTAATATCATTGCTAAGTGCAACTGTTGGCCTTCAGGTTTGCTCTAATTCGCATCTCCAGAAGTTAGATTACATCCGCTGTAAAGACTGTAGCTGATGATTGTTATCATGTTAAACAGAACTATGGTGCCTATTATGATCTGGCGCCAACAGGAATTGTTGGTGGACCTGTAAAATTGATTGGAGAAAATACCACTTTGGATTTGTCCAATTTTCCTTGGTCTTACAAGGTAGGCATACATCATAACACACTCCTCCATTCTTATGCAAGTCTCGCATCGACTAATTATGAGCATTACAATCAGATTGGACTGGATGGTGAGGTGAGACGGATCCACCTTGATCGACGTGCAGTGAAGTGGCATTCGGGCATGTTTCCAACAAATAGACCATTCACTTGGTATAAGGTGCTGTCTTTACCTTTTGCATATGTGATATATCTAACTGTTATCAGAGATGATAGGGAAGTGACATTTCTTTTGTATGGACGGTTGAAGGCGACCTTCCAAGCTCCATTAGGCTCGGAGGCAGTGGTGGTTGACTTGCTCGGCATGGGCAAAGGAACAGCATGGGTGAACGGCAATAGCATCGGCAGGTTCTGGCCGAACTACACTGCCTCAGCCGATGGTTGCCATGAATGCGATTACAGAGGCACATTTAGCTCCAATAAGTGCCAAACTGGATGCGGCGAGCCGTCCCAGCGATGGTAATACCAAACTACATGCAGTTGAAGCGGCTTGTTCCACGATTCTGTTCTCTAAGACGCTACCTTTGCAGGTATCACGTCCCGCGATCCTTCCTGAAGCTCGGCGAGCCGAACACCCTAATGCTATTCGAGGAGGCCGGCGGCAATCCGCTGCAGGTGAACTTCCAGACTGTCACTGTCGGTGCGGCATGCGCCTCCGCTAGTGAGGGAGACACCCTGAGCTTGTCGTGCCTTAGAGGGCGTACGATCTCGAGAGTTGACTTTGCTAGCTTCGAAGAGCCGGAAGGAACATGCGGAGCATTCGAGGGTGGCAGAGGATGCAGTTCCGACGAGGCATTTGCTGTCATCAAGGACTCATGTCTCGGAACGGAATCGTGCTCGATCGAGATCACTGAGGAGTTTGGCAAATCTTGTGGCACTCTGCCCTCTCCCAGGAAGCTGGTAGTTCAAGTGACCTGTTGACCAGAAGCCAATAAATGTTCCTAGACATGAGATCTGTAGGCTCCGTGATGACGTACAACAGTATgtttatgttctttttttttctgccAGCGGTTGTTAATCTAAATCAATTATTAATTAGATGTTTCAAAATCTTTACcatcacataaaaacacactaatATCAAAACTTAACTTTCAAATGAaagaagtgtgtgtgtgtgtatatataaaaattataacttTAATTTTCAAATTCAtctatcaaaattatatatacaaCTCCAAAATCAATTATTTTCATATTGATACTATTAAAATTAAGTTTAGAATATATCATTGAAAttctaaaaaaatcatatatatatatatatataattttcatattgATACTATTAAAATTAAGTTTAGAATATATCATTGAAAttctaaaaaaatcatatatatatatatatatatatatgatttttttagaaTTTCAATGATATATTCTAAACTTAATTTTAATAGTATCAATATGAAAATAATTGATTTTGGAGttgtatatataattttgatagaTGAATTTGAAAATTAAAGTTATAATTTTTTCCTAAAAAGTAAATTATATTAGCTAAACTAAAAAGTTAAGAGAAGAGCTAtagataaaaatacaaaaaactaACAGGTTGAGAGGGCTACTCCacttattagaaaaatatttatgaagTTAGCTAATTAATATATTCAATCCATTCTCTGTGTACGTgaagcataagaaaaaaaaatcaaaacactTAAGTAATTCCAAATATTTTCAACTAAATTTGGGATAGTAATTTATAAATTTTCTTTGACAACAATTGTCATGTAACAGAGGATACTCCCCATCTCTATTTTCATAAACTCATAACGGATATAAATGATGACCACATAAGAGTTACCAAAGTTCTTAATACAGTCACGACAAAGAATATATGCAATGCAATTATCAGATAAGAATATATGCAATGTAATTATCAGAATCTGAATGCTCAAGAATATATTGGTAAAACTTTACAAAGAAAAGATCCAAAAGAAACGACGATAATAGAGATAGATGAACATCAGGGAGTAGACGAGCTACGAGCTATGTAGTTGGAGAACTTATCCAAGACCAGAGGGTTGAATTGTCATCACCCTCGTCCGATTCTAAAGGTAATATCCATTAGCAAAAAAACATGATTATTTAAGAATACTTAGTTTTATTACatttatattcatattttaataatattattttcataaaaaggtgatcattttattatttatcaaaattaaaataaatatatttggttGGATTATCaagataatatataaatttatatatattatttttattagaatattttttttatttttataaaaattaaggtaatatatatttataaaatttattttgtcTTAAAACATATATGTATTAGGAACTATATCAAGTAATATTATGATATACCAGTGATCACAATGTAACAAATCatttaaagataataatagaCAATCTATCCAGAACAAGTATGACGGCTTCCATCTCCTCCTTGCCCATCCCGATGGGAACAAGAATCTTTCGccactaagaagaagaagaacataagctTCAGGGTTAGGATTTCCatggaaagagaagagaagaacataAGCTTCAGGGTTAGGGTTTCCGTGGAAAGAGAAGAGTTACGTAACAAGCAAGAAAGTAGGCAAGGACCTTCTTCTTcaaagaaggggaagaagaagttGCGGCGACGATGCTAAGGGGGATCGCTCCAGTCGATGCCGCTCGAGCAGAGGCCACGACCGGCCGTGGAGCTCGAAGGGAGAGCGGCGCATGGTTTAATTGTGGGATTGCCATGGCGACCATCATGGCTTTGAGGGGATGCTCGAGAGAGGGGTCGTCTCGACACGCACGCGGGATAGAGTTTGGGTTTTATCCAACAAGATAGCTAACACAAAacctattaattaatttaattgatgTTTCAGTAATTTAGgtactatacatatatatatatatatataattatttataaagatttttatatcaaaacgaagcaAAAGCAACCTCACGTGGAGGCGCAAATTGAGATCCAAGTTGCCCTTCACCCTGTCACACATTGGCCCTCTAAAGCTATCAAAGAATTCTATATCAAACATCTTCAAATTGAAGTAAATCTTTCtcattattaaaaattaatagtaaGCGAGGATAATCGACTATCGATAACGAGTCACTCTCGATCTTATCACATATTAATCCTTTAAAACCCTAAGAGAATCCTGATATCTCTAAATTTAGTGCTTTGAGATTCGTAAAACGTCATATGTATTAGGAATTATATCTAATAGATTGGTCCATTGTATTCATTAGCATTCTTATTCTTGATAGTTGCATGATCTAATTTTTTAAGAGAGTCATTAGTAGGATTGAAGATTTAATATAGAATATATTTCTAAGACATCCCCGATTGATTTTTATTGAACACACTTTTGACATGTGATTGGTGTATTAGTCTATTTTTGTATAGTTATATCCTTCCCGATTGATACATCACTTGGGAAATAAAATACACCTTATGATACTCCTTAGGACATCATATTATCTATCTTATAATCCTTTCTTTAATTATATCTTCATTAGCGTTGAGGGTCACGATTGATATCTTGTCGTATTTTATTTTGTGCCGGAATGATGTCATCCACCGTATTGAAGATTTCAAGATAGAATATGTTTCTAAGACATCCccaattaattttaattagacATACTTTTAATTAGTCTAGTTTTAGTTATATCCTTCTTGATTTGTAGATCACTCGGgagatatgatgaagtaattttcTGTAACAAAATGTCAGATCTGATCACAAATTTATTGTACATTTTATAGTTATTTGGGGTGAGAAGAAAATACAGATATACTCAGGTTTGCTTCAGAGACACAGAGCTGCAGTTGTAATGCAAAGAATTATGAAATGTCAAATTGCTAGTAATACAATCGGGTATACGTGGTTGTATCATGAGTTAGTTTAGAATTAGAGTATAAATGTATTTGGAATAACCTATTTCTTGCTTGCTCATCCATGCATTAAACAGTCATCTGTGGATGGCTCGTAAGGAGGCTTTCTGGAAATGCTGCTTTGCTCATTTGGTTACGTCCCAGCATGATTACGTCCAACACATTTATCTACCATTAACCAATTTCCCGTTCTCCTATCATTCACTATAGTAATATGcaacagaaaaaagaaaatattcctATTGATTGTGAGTTGAATGAAAGGATTATTTAGATTGTTAATGATAGCAGCAGTAGGTTTACCATCGGattttttagaaaaattccagATGGGATTAAAAGTTATGTATATTATTCTTCCATCTGTGGTCTGTAGTTCAGGAAAACATGACCTATTTGTCCAAATATTCATTAATGCAAAGATCTTCGGTGAAACTCAACACAAATTATTcttcacatttttatttttattttctttttgttggaTGAAGTGTACTCATTGGGGTAATAAGAAAACTAAGATATGACTTTGGCATAACTGTGCAACACTTGAAGGACACCAAACCATTAATTCGAACCATCGTGGAACCATAAGAAATATTGTTCGAGTTACTAGATCTTGGATGGATATAttactaatcaactttctatcatgtatgatatgagggCAAAATCGAGCACAACAATGTGGAATCAATCGAGTTTTCAAACTGTGCATCACCATCAACTCATTAGCAATTATAACTTCATATTCCAAGATGGTTGCTGCTTTTGTATGATAGTATTATACATTAAGAGAGAATAAAGAGATAACATTAACAAATCCTCTTTTCAGCCACAAATATCAAACTTTGCTCCTAAGAAAAATTGTAGAGCAATTTTGCTATCTGTCACAACAAGATATTGTATTGATGCCTTCTCTTGACTCCATGTACTACTCATCTTGCTCATTGGACTGCTGAGATTGCCTGCTGCAAGTACCTGAAGGATCTCTCACAGTTGACAAAACCCATAAACCAGAACTCGAAATCATCCTCTGTGAGTATCTGGATGTACTTCTGGTTTGGCTTGGTAGTGTTCTCACTCTGGATGGCTTCCTTTATCCTACCGAGTGGAATCAAAACCTGTAGAATACAAACAGTTCATAGTTTGTCACATTGGATTATGATACATAGTTGTGTCGGTCACTTTGGAACTTGTGATTACCTTGTAAGGCACTCTAACCAAGCCTCCTTTAGGAGAAGTTAATTTGAGGGATCGATCGCTGCGGAAGGCGATCTTGTCAGTGGAAATGAAAAGCATGCCCGGTATGGGACCAGCTGTGGTTGAAAGATAGCACTGGAAGGCTTTGAGCAACTTTTCGCCTGGCACGATGGAGAAGGCTTGTCTGAAGACCCTCTCGACCCCACCTGCTTGAACAATCCGAGCTCCCATGCTCAGCTTCCCCTTCATGGTTTCAGAGATCTTGGGACCCAAAATCACTGCACTCAAAACAGTAACCTACAATTATAGTGCCAGTTTGATCGATCACTGAAGAAGCGTTGTTTTGTTCATGAAGTTAGGGGATGATGATTACCATGTTCGCGGAAGCCTCCTGCCTTCTCTCCGAGCTTGTTCATCCAGTCGACAACAGAGTCCTTCTCTGCAATCAGAGGAAGCACCACGTAAATTACACAACCTAAGCGCAATACAGAAACCAAGGATGGGGAAGGCTCTGAgtcctctgagagagagagagagagagagagagagagagagagagatgaagattACTCTGTTTGCAGTGGGAAGGAGCAGGATTTCCTGGCAGTTCCTCCGCTCCAGCATATGCGACGGAGCTCACAGGAATCCCGATGACATGCTCACGGTGTAGGCTCTCCTTTGAGAGAAACCTGCTCTGTCTGGCTCTTCTTCGGTTGCAACCCTCGTCGATTTTTCTGGTCTCTTTCTTTCTCCATGTTTCCTTGCTTATAAGGTGATGCAGCCAAGGTGGGGGATGGTGTATGTGTTAGAATAAAGAGATAAATAAGTTGTATAAGAAGTTGATGgtttattgacatatcctccgtctttatatacaggttagaaggaagaattttcctcaacgggttagaggattttcctcaacaggccgtagaagtctcttgaccgcagaccagtgtagagtagatggttgctgcataaactgtgataatttattcacagcaaatgagatgtctggacgcgtgagaactaagtattgtaaagagccaataacttggcggtattgagtgggttccgtagcaggacttccatctgataatttgagagaaccactagtagagatgggggttataactgca
Above is a genomic segment from Musa acuminata AAA Group cultivar baxijiao chromosome BXJ3-4, Cavendish_Baxijiao_AAA, whole genome shotgun sequence containing:
- the LOC135635482 gene encoding putative GEM-like protein 8; the protein is MNKLGEKAGGFREHVILGPKISETMKGKLSMGARIVQAGGVERVFRQAFSIVPGEKLLKAFQCYLSTTAGPIPGMLFISTDKIAFRSDRSLKLTSPKGGLVRVPYKVLIPLGRIKEAIQSENTTKPNQKYIQILTEDDFEFWFMGFVNCERSFRYLQQAISAVQ